The following are from one region of the Chloracidobacterium sp. genome:
- a CDS encoding S9 family peptidase codes for MKKLAVLLSIALFAVAGYSQPYSIQQYLSVKSAGSPAFAPDGKAMAYLTNVTGTSQVWVKKLPNGETKQLTNYDDNISFVRWLEDGTGLIFGKARGGDENTQFFWMKPDGSGVRALTNDPKVRHNFGFVSRDGKWIVYASNKRNRSYFDIYAMEIATAKEELQYQQDGNNSAVAANADGTKLIISRSGGELSLDNNLYLVDVRSKIEILLTPHENSAQFGDAGFLPDGKSLLFAHNDNREFYSLANLRLRNAANANDWRPDNREVRILDDTQWDVSDVALPDAAARFAYVINREGFSEVFIQDIETGGKPLITTFPKKPTKVALPAQGLVGGVTFSKDQTKLAFSFSSSKNNGDIWLYDIGTKKLAQITQSDRAGIDPRTFVTPELVKFTTFDGKEIPAWYYPPQGVEYLKMRNQPKRTFAFSKNLGTRLQAVKVPVIVSVHGGPEGQSRPGFNPLFQYYLSRGYAVLDPNVRGSTGYGKTYTHLDDVEKREDSVKDLAAAHEWLVTKGGADPKRIAVMGGSYGGYMTMAAITLYPDLWAAAVNTVGIVNWETFLQNTSGYRRRQREVEYGRLDRDIEFLRRVSPIRKIDKIKAPLFVIHGKNDPRVPYTEAEQVVDALKKRNAIVEYKLYDDEGHGISKLKNRLDLYPLVADFLDKYMK; via the coding sequence ATGAAAAAACTCGCCGTTTTACTTTCGATCGCTCTATTTGCAGTTGCCGGCTATTCTCAGCCTTACTCGATCCAACAATATTTGAGCGTCAAATCTGCCGGTTCACCGGCCTTTGCGCCTGACGGGAAGGCGATGGCCTATTTGACCAACGTGACCGGCACGTCGCAGGTCTGGGTCAAGAAACTGCCGAATGGCGAGACAAAGCAGCTTACGAATTACGACGACAACATCAGTTTTGTCCGCTGGCTCGAGGACGGGACCGGGCTCATTTTCGGCAAGGCCCGCGGCGGTGACGAGAATACACAATTCTTCTGGATGAAGCCGGACGGCAGTGGTGTCCGCGCATTGACGAACGACCCAAAGGTACGACACAACTTCGGCTTTGTTTCCAGAGACGGAAAATGGATCGTTTATGCCTCAAACAAACGCAACCGCAGCTATTTCGATATCTATGCAATGGAGATCGCGACCGCGAAAGAAGAACTTCAGTACCAGCAGGACGGCAATAATAGTGCCGTTGCGGCAAATGCTGACGGCACAAAACTGATCATTTCGAGGTCGGGCGGCGAGCTCAGTCTCGACAACAATCTTTATTTGGTCGACGTTCGGTCGAAGATCGAGATCTTGCTGACGCCGCACGAAAATTCGGCCCAATTCGGCGATGCCGGTTTCCTTCCCGACGGCAAATCGCTTCTGTTCGCGCATAACGATAATCGCGAATTCTATAGCCTGGCGAATTTGCGGCTTAGGAACGCGGCGAATGCTAACGATTGGAGACCGGACAATCGCGAGGTCAGAATTCTCGACGACACACAGTGGGATGTCAGCGACGTAGCATTGCCGGATGCGGCAGCTCGGTTTGCATATGTGATCAACCGCGAAGGTTTTTCTGAAGTCTTTATTCAAGACATCGAAACGGGCGGAAAGCCGCTGATCACGACATTCCCGAAAAAGCCGACAAAGGTCGCTCTCCCGGCGCAGGGTCTTGTCGGCGGGGTCACATTCTCGAAAGACCAGACCAAACTCGCATTTTCATTCAGTTCGTCGAAGAACAACGGTGATATATGGCTTTATGACATCGGCACAAAGAAACTCGCGCAGATAACCCAAAGCGACCGTGCCGGGATCGATCCGAGAACATTCGTAACGCCGGAGCTTGTTAAATTCACCACGTTTGACGGGAAGGAGATCCCGGCATGGTATTACCCGCCGCAGGGCGTGGAGTATCTCAAGATGCGAAACCAGCCGAAGCGCACGTTCGCTTTCTCCAAAAATCTTGGAACACGGCTGCAGGCGGTAAAGGTCCCCGTCATAGTCTCCGTCCACGGCGGGCCAGAAGGTCAATCGCGTCCGGGATTCAATCCGTTGTTCCAATATTACCTTTCTCGCGGTTACGCCGTACTAGACCCGAATGTCCGCGGCTCGACCGGTTACGGTAAGACCTACACACACCTCGACGACGTCGAGAAGCGCGAAGATTCGGTGAAAGATCTTGCCGCCGCACATGAATGGCTGGTCACTAAGGGTGGAGCTGATCCGAAACGCATCGCCGTTATGGGCGGAAGCTACGGTGGCTATATGACGATGGCCGCGATCACTCTATATCCAGACCTTTGGGCTGCGGCCGTGAATACGGTGGGCATTGTAAATTGGGAAACGTTCTTGCAGAACACTTCCGGCTATCGCCGCCGCCAACGCGAGGTCGAATACGGCAGGCTTGATCGCGATATCGAGTTCTTACGCCGCGTTTCACCTATCCGCAAGATCGACAAGATCAAGGCACCGCTTTTCGTCATCCACGGTAAGAACGATCCGCGAGTTCCCTACACCGAGGCCGAGCAGGTCGTTGATGCTCTCAAGAAACGCAACGCGATCGTCGAATACAAGCTATACGACGACGAAGGCCACGGCATATCAAAACTGAAAAACCGGCTCGATCTTTATCCGCTCGTTGCCGATTTTCTCGACAAATACATGAAATGA
- a CDS encoding DUF4440 domain-containing protein: MTLVLAVILAMASVALAQSQKEAEQIEVSVLAVMMNQAAAWNRGDIEGFMAGYWRSDALVFVSGDKVTRGWQATLSNYKSSYNTAAKMGKLAFTDIEVAPLSKDSAVVLGSWALTRDADNPKGKFTLIFRRLKEGWRIIHDHTS, encoded by the coding sequence ATTACATTGGTGTTGGCTGTTATTCTTGCTATGGCATCGGTCGCACTCGCTCAGTCGCAGAAAGAGGCTGAACAGATCGAGGTCTCGGTTTTGGCGGTAATGATGAACCAGGCCGCGGCATGGAACCGAGGCGACATCGAGGGCTTCATGGCCGGTTACTGGCGATCCGATGCCCTGGTGTTCGTCTCAGGGGACAAGGTCACACGCGGATGGCAGGCCACGCTGAGCAATTACAAGAGCAGTTACAACACCGCCGCGAAAATGGGCAAACTGGCGTTCACTGATATCGAGGTGGCGCCCCTATCAAAGGATTCTGCGGTCGTTCTCGGCAGTTGGGCACTCACGCGTGACGCCGATAATCCAAAGGGTAAGTTTACGCTGATCTTTCGCCGGCTGAAAGAGGGATGGCGGATCATCCACGATCACACAAGCTGA
- a CDS encoding peptidoglycan-binding protein has translation MRKVSCFVLLSLIFCISAAAQSTAANGATSADDAKPKTPVFRPTKAQITQVQEMLKSKGVYNGSATGKYDTATRAAIRIYQKDNGLKSTGTLNRATLEKMGVELTDSQKQIPISPNSYASNETSEAKTVKTAATTSKPKKVIFSATKGQITEAQEKLISGGMLSGEATGKLDPATRAGLKKYQEMNSLKVTGTLNQATLEKMGIELTEKQKENATSQN, from the coding sequence ATGAGAAAGGTTTCTTGTTTCGTATTGCTGTCCCTGATCTTCTGTATCTCAGCCGCCGCGCAATCGACTGCTGCAAACGGAGCCACATCGGCCGACGATGCCAAACCAAAAACACCAGTCTTTCGTCCGACAAAAGCACAGATCACCCAGGTGCAGGAAATGCTTAAGTCAAAAGGTGTTTACAACGGCTCGGCGACCGGCAAATATGATACCGCCACACGAGCCGCCATTCGCATCTATCAGAAAGACAATGGTCTCAAGTCGACCGGTACGTTGAATCGGGCGACGCTTGAGAAAATGGGCGTCGAACTGACCGACTCGCAAAAGCAGATACCGATCTCGCCGAATTCATATGCGTCAAACGAGACCTCTGAAGCAAAGACCGTGAAAACCGCGGCAACAACCAGCAAGCCGAAGAAAGTCATCTTCAGTGCCACAAAGGGCCAGATCACCGAAGCACAGGAGAAGTTGATTTCGGGTGGAATGCTTAGCGGCGAAGCGACCGGAAAACTCGACCCGGCAACTCGTGCCGGTTTGAAGAAATATCAAGAAATGAATTCGCTAAAGGTGACCGGTACGCTAAATCAGGCAACCCTGGAAAAAATGGGGATCGAACTGACAGAAAAACAGAAAGAGAACGCAACGTCGCAGAACTGA
- a CDS encoding enoyl-CoA hydratase/isomerase family protein, protein MNIGKAAVLGAGTMGAGIAAHLANAGIQTLLLDIAPRELTADEEKKGLTLESPVVRNRIVNSLFEASKKLKPAPFMLGDNAKLIKTGNFADDMAKLKDCDLVIEAVVENLEIKHKLFAEVDKFRKPGAVIASNTSGIPIDSIAEPFSDDFKQHFVGVHFFNPPRYMKLVEVIPGTKTSGEIACAVSGFLDQRLGKGVVPAKDRPNFIANRIGVFGMMATIHEMIAMGFTPTEVDQMTGKAIGHASSATFRTSDLVGLDVTAHVTNNLYPAVPDDEDRDVFRLPELIQTLLDKNLLGDKTKGGFFKKSTDAEGKRQILELDLTTFEYKPQVKTKFPSLDAAKAIDDRAQRVKKLVWGEDRVGEFLWKTTSRISRYAANRIPEIADTIVEIDNAIKWGFGWEIGVFEAWDAIGLRKSVERMRAEGQAVPANVERMLDTGAETFYKNENGVAWYFDLVAGGYKEIPARPGVIVLRSVKERTGVIKSNPGASLVDLGDGVACLEFHSKMNSIGGDTVSMLNFAIDEVEKNFKGLVVGNQGGNFSAGANIMMLLLAAQEEEWDDINMMVHALQQAIMRLRYSSKPVVTAPYGLTLGGGCEIAIHGNRVRAAAETYIGLVEVGVGVIPAGGGTKEMTMRSMDAAARTPDADPLTFLKKTFEMIGMGKVATSAQEGKAWGFFRDIDSISMNGDRLIADAKQEVLCLDSAGFVAPIPRTDIMVMGESAEAAMKLALHMMKRGGFISEHDELIGKRLAHIMSGGNINHTAFVSEQYLLDLEREAFVSLCGERKTQERIAAMLKTGKPLRN, encoded by the coding sequence ATGAATATCGGAAAAGCCGCAGTCTTAGGAGCCGGCACCATGGGCGCAGGCATTGCAGCGCATTTGGCGAATGCCGGCATACAGACCTTGTTATTGGACATCGCACCGCGCGAACTGACTGCCGATGAAGAGAAAAAGGGTTTGACCCTCGAATCGCCAGTGGTGCGTAACCGTATCGTGAACTCGCTATTTGAGGCTTCAAAGAAACTCAAACCGGCGCCGTTCATGCTCGGCGACAACGCAAAGCTGATCAAAACAGGGAATTTTGCCGATGACATGGCGAAACTGAAAGATTGTGATCTTGTGATCGAGGCAGTCGTCGAAAACCTCGAAATAAAGCACAAGCTTTTTGCCGAGGTCGATAAATTCAGAAAGCCCGGTGCCGTGATCGCCTCGAATACGAGCGGTATTCCGATCGATTCGATCGCCGAACCATTTTCAGACGATTTCAAACAGCATTTTGTAGGCGTACATTTTTTCAACCCGCCCCGTTACATGAAACTGGTCGAGGTGATCCCGGGCACAAAGACGAGCGGCGAGATCGCCTGTGCGGTTTCAGGTTTTCTCGACCAGCGATTGGGCAAAGGTGTCGTGCCGGCAAAGGACAGGCCAAACTTTATCGCTAACCGGATCGGTGTTTTCGGGATGATGGCGACGATTCACGAGATGATCGCAATGGGTTTTACGCCGACCGAGGTCGACCAGATGACCGGCAAAGCGATCGGGCATGCATCATCGGCGACCTTCAGGACGTCAGACCTCGTTGGCCTCGATGTGACTGCCCACGTCACCAATAATCTGTATCCTGCAGTTCCGGATGATGAAGACCGTGACGTCTTTAGGCTGCCTGAGTTGATCCAGACGCTGCTCGACAAAAACCTGCTAGGCGACAAGACCAAGGGCGGATTTTTCAAGAAATCGACCGACGCCGAAGGAAAACGCCAGATACTTGAGCTCGATCTGACGACCTTTGAATACAAGCCTCAGGTCAAGACGAAATTTCCTTCGCTCGATGCGGCGAAGGCGATCGACGACAGGGCTCAGCGAGTGAAGAAGCTCGTTTGGGGAGAAGACCGTGTCGGAGAATTCCTTTGGAAAACGACTTCACGAATATCACGCTATGCGGCAAACCGAATTCCAGAGATCGCAGACACGATCGTCGAGATCGACAACGCGATAAAATGGGGATTTGGATGGGAGATCGGGGTCTTTGAGGCCTGGGACGCGATCGGCCTGAGGAAATCGGTCGAGCGGATGAGGGCCGAAGGCCAGGCTGTGCCCGCGAACGTCGAAAGAATGCTCGATACGGGAGCCGAGACGTTCTATAAGAATGAGAACGGGGTCGCGTGGTATTTCGATCTCGTTGCTGGTGGGTACAAAGAGATACCGGCTCGACCTGGGGTCATTGTTCTAAGGTCGGTGAAGGAGCGGACGGGCGTTATCAAATCGAACCCGGGTGCGTCGCTCGTAGATCTCGGCGACGGCGTCGCATGTCTTGAGTTTCATTCTAAGATGAATTCGATCGGCGGCGACACGGTCTCGATGCTCAACTTTGCCATCGATGAGGTCGAAAAGAATTTCAAAGGCCTTGTCGTCGGTAATCAAGGCGGTAATTTCTCGGCCGGTGCGAACATCATGATGCTCCTGCTAGCCGCTCAGGAAGAAGAGTGGGACGACATCAACATGATGGTCCATGCGCTTCAGCAGGCGATAATGCGGCTGCGATATTCGTCGAAACCGGTCGTGACCGCGCCGTACGGCCTCACATTGGGCGGCGGATGCGAGATAGCTATCCACGGAAACCGTGTGCGGGCGGCGGCAGAAACATATATCGGCCTTGTCGAGGTCGGTGTCGGGGTAATCCCGGCCGGCGGCGGCACCAAGGAAATGACGATGCGTTCGATGGACGCTGCGGCGAGAACACCCGACGCCGATCCGCTGACGTTTTTGAAGAAAACATTCGAAATGATCGGCATGGGCAAGGTCGCAACGTCGGCCCAGGAGGGCAAGGCCTGGGGATTTTTCAGGGATATCGATTCGATATCGATGAACGGCGACCGCTTGATCGCAGATGCCAAACAGGAAGTGCTTTGTCTCGATTCTGCCGGCTTCGTTGCTCCGATTCCGCGTACCGACATTATGGTGATGGGCGAATCGGCCGAGGCCGCGATGAAGCTTGCACTGCATATGATGAAGCGAGGCGGATTTATCTCGGAGCATGACGAATTGATCGGCAAAAGGCTTGCACACATCATGAGCGGCGGTAATATCAATCACACTGCCTTCGTAAGCGAACAATATCTGCTTGATCTTGAACGCGAAGCATTTGTGTCACTTTGCGGTGAACGAAAGACACAGGAACGAATTGCTGCGATGTTGAAGACAGGAAAGCCGTTAAGAAATTAA
- a CDS encoding DinB family protein — MDDRINFITKEMRRVAEDARESFGSLSGEQLNWKPAENSWSVAQCLDHIIKTNLSFYPEFDRLASGNRKNSFWENWSPFTGWGGRFLVNAVLVDSKKAKAPSKSIVPPSEIEGDIVNRFIDHIAEVNGKVEACAEADRQKTVVTSPFLAVFTYKLDDAFTVLIEHSKRHIRQAKRVMEADGFPK; from the coding sequence ATGGACGATCGAATAAACTTCATCACAAAGGAAATGCGGCGCGTCGCCGAAGACGCTAGAGAGTCGTTCGGTTCGCTTTCGGGCGAGCAACTTAACTGGAAACCAGCTGAAAACAGCTGGAGCGTCGCCCAATGCCTAGACCACATAATCAAGACCAACTTATCGTTTTACCCCGAGTTTGACCGTCTCGCTTCCGGAAACAGAAAAAACTCGTTTTGGGAAAATTGGTCACCGTTCACAGGATGGGGCGGTCGGTTTCTGGTGAATGCCGTCTTGGTCGATTCGAAAAAAGCAAAGGCCCCGTCTAAATCGATAGTTCCGCCAAGCGAAATAGAAGGCGACATCGTGAATCGCTTCATCGACCATATTGCCGAGGTAAACGGCAAGGTTGAGGCTTGTGCAGAGGCGGATCGGCAAAAGACAGTCGTCACGTCACCCTTCCTCGCGGTTTTCACATACAAACTCGACGATGCGTTCACTGTGTTGATCGAACATTCAAAGCGGCACATCCGT